A single genomic interval of Gouania willdenowi chromosome 10, fGouWil2.1, whole genome shotgun sequence harbors:
- the elf1 gene encoding ETS-related transcription factor Elf-1, translating to MTTAVQPSELVFEFASNGMDEINQLDDPSVFPAVIVEQVPAADLLQVYSGLESDEVTNGIMVDTTLHVVEEPSILVGGVDLSETTVSGGEDSMETNEAAAALLSMESPNNILDEKRMIHTYGTLLESDLAYVPLRPDQMDNVALDLSLDEDTSSMDEIPRRFPLKPQKKTKVRKPRVVRPCSPISTPNLPLRKKSKEGKGNTIYLWEFLLALLQDKNTCPKYIKWTQREKGIFKLVDSKAVSKLWGKHKNKPDMNYETMGRALRYYYQRGILAKVEGQRLVYQFKEMPSDLVVIEDEDAASEANSGYGNQRSSNGRSVARGSSKGQGSRGHVSVKQMKKEPRDEYLYHETNGAHAEQLLHSMLQGGHGLGVHDSAQPIRTIGAQPSVPMVLTSPGSLQSVPLSSVLGNGDSSTHSSPPRVILHTIPSTTAGGKDVLTIQTASLTGGANSLQDGLPQQLLVTSMGSCPISSSSSSSSCTTSPAGVISSSTSTLNGLPRLVTINTTCGQTMVAQQPGTVIATVLKSTDFSGLQVKEEILHPGYFQSMFNGDPSLAAHPFDKEEMEAGEAELQYRTVIIDTSQSLAQQAASETIINGHSHSHSSSPSEGLTPVEELEVRGEMSLLPEQGFKGLQELPLSVQLPANFIQIKTEPTEA from the exons CTGGATGACCCGTCTGTGTTCCCTGCGGTGATTGTGGAGCAGGTGCCGGCAGCCGACCTGTTGCAGGTCTACTCTGGCCTGGAGTCTGACGAGGTGACCAACGGCATCATGGTGGACACTACGCTGCACGTGGTGGAGGAGCCCTCCATCCTGGTTGGAGGGGTGGATCTATCAG AGACGACCGTGTCCGGCGGCGAGGACAGCATGGAAACAAATGAAGCTGCAGCCGCTCTTCTCAGCATGGAGTCCCCAAACAACATTTTGGATGAAAAGCGAATGA TTCACACCTACGGCACTCTACTGGAGTCTGACCTGGCGTACGTCCCTCTGAGGCCCGACCAGATGGACAATGTTGCCCTTGACTTGTCTCTTGACGAGGACACTTCATCAATGGACGAGATTCCTCGCAGGTTTCCTTTGAAACCTCAAAAGAAAACCAAAG TACGAAAGCCGCGGGTGGTGCGTCCCTGCTCTCCGATCTCCACCCCTAACCTGCCGCTCAGGAAGAAGAGCAAAGAGGGCAAAG GCAACACCATCTACCTGTGGGAGTTCCTCCTGGCTCTACTGCAGGACAAAAACACCTGTCCCAAATACATCAAGTGGACCCAGCGTGAGAAAGGCATCTTTAAGCTGGTGGATTCCAAGGCTGTTTCCAAGCTGTGgggcaaacacaaaaacaagccCGACATGAACTATGAGACGATGGGTCGAGCTCTCAG GTACTACTACCAAAGAGGCATCCTGGCTAAAGTGGAGGGCCAGAGGCTCGTCTATCAGTTTAAAGAGATGCCATCAGACCTGGTGGTGATCGAAGACGAAGACGCAGCGTCTGAGGCCAACTCTGGCTATGGAAACCAGAGGTCGAGCAACGGGCGGTCTGTGGCCCGTGGAAGCTCCAAAGGCCAAGGGTCCAGGGGCCATGTTTCagtgaaacaaatgaaaaaagagCCCAGGGATGAGTACTTGTACCACGAGACCAACGGTGCGCACGCTGAGCAGCTTCTTCACTCCATGTTGCAAGGAGGTCATGGGTTGGGAGTTCATGACTCAGCACAACCAATCAG GACCATCGGGGCTCAGCCGTCCGTTCCAATGGTTCTGACGTCTCCCGGCTCGCTGCAGTCCGTTCCCCTCTCCTCTGTTCTGGGCAACGGAGACTCCTCCACACACTCCTCCCCTCCCCGGGTCATCCTGCACACCATCCCCTCCACCACAGCGGGCGGGAAAGACGTGCTCACCATTCAGACGGCGTCTCTAACAGGCGGAGCCAACAGCCTCCAGGACGGCCTCCCTCAGCAGCTCCTGGTCACCAGTATGGGTTCCTGTCCcatttcctcttcttcctcctcctcctcctgcactACTTCCCCCGCAGGAGTCATCAGTTCTTCCACCTCCACCCTCAATGGCCTCCCCCGCCTCGTAACCATCAACACCACCTGTGGGCAGACCATGGTAGCGCAGCAGCCCGGCACCGTCATCGCCACCGTGCTTAAGTCCACCGACTTCTCTGGGCTGCAGGTGAAAGAAGAAATCCTGCACCCGGGCTACTTCCAGTCCATGTTCAACGGGGATCCATCGCTGGCGGCTCACCCATTTGACAAGGAGGAGATGGAGGCAGGAGAGGCGGAGCTCCAGTACAGGACTGTGATTATTGATACCAGTCAAAGCCTGGCCCAGCAGGCGGCCAGTGAAACTATCATAAATGGACATTCCCACTCCCACAGCAGCAGCCCCAGTGAGGGTCTGACCCCCGTGGAGGAGCTGGAGGTGCGAGGTGAGATGTCTCTGCTGCCCGAGCAGGGATTCAAAGGCCTGCAGGAGCTGCCGCTGTCTGTCCAACTGCCTGCAAACTTTATCCAGATAAAGACAGAGCCAACAGAGGCTTAA